The Acidicapsa acidisoli genome window below encodes:
- a CDS encoding alpha/beta fold hydrolase yields MITGLRGAQMSGNGQVQSLESSNARRFFPVAVSACLLTVALFGPLRGVSEALVGNRQSDSASELKIADLGQCKLENGQIIEDCRVGYRTFGHLNAAADNAVLMPTWLYGTSSDLVFLFGNGSSPQHLIDASRFFGIAIDALGNGVSSSPSNSPRQHGTAFPVYTLRDSVHAEYRVVTEVLHLKHLHALVGLSMGGEQTFDWSVMYPNFFDLAVPILGTPRMTSYDLHVKQIMVESIVGDPTYANGQYTVEPALKLANLFGSLVVTSPEYRNRETPLDKLPTFLAQAEAPLSIDANDRVWQLRAIMQQNVVGARSLAEAARSTPVHFLVIVSAEDHLVNPQAALDWAAVTGAPTYISHGSCAHLIMSCDAEAVSTRVRAFLVTGKLP; encoded by the coding sequence ATGATTACAGGACTTCGCGGAGCACAAATGTCAGGCAACGGACAGGTTCAGTCGCTGGAATCCTCAAACGCGCGCAGATTTTTCCCGGTGGCTGTGAGCGCCTGTCTGCTGACAGTAGCCCTTTTCGGCCCATTACGCGGGGTGAGTGAGGCTCTGGTCGGGAACCGGCAATCCGACTCAGCCAGCGAACTCAAAATCGCCGATCTGGGCCAGTGCAAACTCGAAAACGGCCAGATCATCGAAGACTGCCGCGTAGGCTACCGCACCTTTGGCCATCTCAATGCTGCCGCGGACAACGCCGTTCTGATGCCCACCTGGCTTTATGGAACAAGCAGCGATCTGGTTTTCCTTTTTGGCAATGGCTCCTCACCCCAACACCTGATCGACGCCAGCCGGTTCTTCGGTATCGCCATCGATGCGCTCGGCAATGGCGTATCGTCGTCGCCCTCCAATAGCCCTCGCCAGCACGGCACCGCATTTCCCGTCTATACCCTCCGCGACAGCGTTCACGCGGAATACCGGGTCGTGACCGAGGTTTTGCATCTGAAGCACCTGCATGCCCTTGTCGGTCTGTCGATGGGCGGCGAGCAGACCTTCGATTGGTCCGTGATGTATCCCAATTTCTTCGATCTCGCTGTTCCGATCCTCGGCACTCCTCGCATGACCAGCTACGATCTACACGTGAAACAGATCATGGTCGAGTCCATCGTCGGCGATCCTACCTACGCCAACGGCCAATACACTGTGGAACCCGCCTTGAAACTCGCAAATCTCTTTGGTTCCCTCGTCGTGACCAGCCCCGAATATCGCAATCGCGAAACCCCGCTCGACAAACTCCCAACCTTTCTCGCTCAGGCCGAAGCCCCATTATCGATTGACGCCAACGACCGGGTCTGGCAGCTTCGTGCCATCATGCAGCAGAATGTCGTCGGAGCCCGTTCCCTGGCGGAGGCGGCACGCTCAACTCCCGTCCATTTTCTGGTCATTGTGAGCGCGGAAGACCACCTGGTCAATCCCCAGGCCGCACTGGATTGGGCCGCTGTGACCGGCGCTCCAACCTATATATCGCATGGCTCATGCGCCCATCTGATCATGTCGTGCGACGCGGAGGCGGTCTCCACCCGCGTACGGGCCTTCCTCGTCACCGGTAAATTGCCCTGA
- a CDS encoding M56 family metallopeptidase, producing MADWMNTLMTVRDSLFAVSPVISQAAGAFLVTAIWQGAVVAAFLTVCLKLSSRISASLRFAVWTAGFLAVIALPFLPLVLRFAAAPTTQATHAAVRLAISAPKPLLQLDIRWSTAIALLWISASLYRAVDLAIHSIRLRKLWKHAAPIALNEVELAKPVRLRGRREIQVCTTTELDRPSVIGFLSPRILIPEWLFSRLTVGELDQILLHETEHLRRGDDWTNLLQKLSLVVFPLNPVLLWMERQLCLAREMACDEAVIRVTRAPKAYAACLTGLAEHGMRRMAEALSLGAWQRRPELAHRVHSILQRKQMLRPLAARSVLAALACGLGFGSVELARCPQLVAFTPEHLPETAHSDMAMHTRSPRLINTALAGPMHTLRAMPAVASSSNRPYMTQLKATMPVRDSDSFAETDSAPILDREANQTASTRKLSALAPPGSLARTESSHEPSQELLKAQIPDSATSEPQKSQQQSWVVLTTWEEVDFANASEAPSIGTDGPQPDNTAGQPGNQANVKPTSQVTVTRLIFRVIPATSLTPAAAMPVRGGWLVIQL from the coding sequence GTGGCCGATTGGATGAACACACTCATGACAGTGCGGGATTCCCTGTTTGCGGTTTCGCCGGTTATTTCTCAAGCTGCAGGAGCGTTTCTGGTCACGGCGATCTGGCAGGGAGCAGTTGTTGCTGCATTCTTGACCGTCTGCCTCAAGCTCTCGAGCCGGATCTCCGCGTCGTTGCGGTTTGCAGTCTGGACTGCGGGCTTCCTCGCGGTGATTGCGCTTCCCTTTCTACCGCTCGTCTTGCGCTTCGCGGCGGCGCCAACTACACAAGCCACACACGCGGCAGTCCGGCTTGCGATCAGCGCGCCAAAACCTCTGCTTCAACTAGATATTCGATGGAGCACGGCAATTGCTTTGCTCTGGATTTCAGCTTCGCTCTACCGCGCCGTCGATCTGGCGATCCACTCGATTCGCCTGCGCAAGCTGTGGAAACACGCAGCACCAATCGCCTTGAACGAAGTCGAGTTGGCAAAGCCGGTTCGACTTCGGGGTCGCAGAGAAATCCAGGTATGCACCACCACCGAACTGGATCGCCCAAGCGTTATCGGCTTTCTTTCGCCGCGCATTCTTATTCCGGAATGGCTATTCTCGCGGCTGACTGTTGGAGAACTGGACCAGATCCTGCTGCATGAGACCGAACACCTGCGCCGCGGCGACGACTGGACGAATCTGCTGCAAAAGCTCAGTCTGGTGGTCTTTCCGCTGAATCCCGTACTTCTCTGGATGGAGCGGCAGCTCTGCCTGGCACGCGAGATGGCCTGCGATGAGGCCGTCATCCGGGTGACGCGTGCACCCAAAGCGTACGCCGCATGCCTGACGGGACTGGCCGAGCATGGCATGCGGCGGATGGCGGAAGCTCTCTCGCTGGGAGCCTGGCAGCGGCGGCCAGAGCTTGCGCATCGCGTGCACAGCATCCTGCAGCGCAAACAAATGCTGCGACCGCTGGCGGCGCGCAGCGTCCTCGCTGCCCTTGCCTGCGGCCTTGGATTTGGGTCGGTTGAACTGGCGCGCTGCCCGCAACTGGTCGCCTTCACTCCCGAACATTTGCCTGAAACTGCCCATTCGGACATGGCAATGCATACGCGCTCACCGCGACTGATAAATACGGCTCTTGCCGGCCCGATGCACACGTTGCGCGCTATGCCCGCCGTCGCTTCGTCATCGAACAGGCCATATATGACGCAGCTGAAGGCCACGATGCCGGTTCGCGATTCGGATTCATTCGCCGAAACCGATTCTGCTCCGATTTTGGATCGCGAGGCTAACCAGACAGCATCGACAAGAAAACTGTCTGCGTTGGCTCCTCCGGGCAGCCTTGCCCGGACCGAATCAAGTCACGAGCCAAGTCAGGAATTGTTGAAGGCCCAGATTCCGGATAGTGCTACTTCAGAGCCCCAAAAATCCCAGCAACAGAGCTGGGTAGTTCTGACCACCTGGGAAGAAGTGGACTTCGCGAATGCGAGCGAAGCACCGAGTATCGGCACCGACGGTCCGCAGCCCGACAACACAGCCGGGCAACCAGGCAATCAGGCCAACGTCAAGCCTACAAGCCAGGTGACGGTCACCCGGCTGATTTTCCGAGTTATTCCTGCCACGTCATTGACTCCTGCAGCTGCA
- a CDS encoding BlaI/MecI/CopY family transcriptional regulator encodes MPPKKSITLTEAELRLMKILWQRGESAVTDLVAAMPDGETLAYNSVLTTVRILEQKGYVDHRQEGRAFVYRACVAEHEASRSEVKHVLSRFFGNSRERLLLSLLGDGEISPQELQRLREAINSAAEDGLEGA; translated from the coding sequence ATGCCGCCGAAAAAATCCATCACGCTAACCGAAGCCGAGCTGAGACTCATGAAGATTCTCTGGCAGCGAGGCGAGTCGGCGGTCACTGACCTGGTTGCCGCGATGCCGGACGGCGAAACTCTTGCTTACAATTCGGTTCTGACAACTGTGCGCATCCTGGAGCAAAAGGGCTACGTGGACCATCGCCAGGAGGGCCGGGCCTTTGTCTATCGCGCCTGTGTCGCGGAGCACGAGGCTAGCCGCTCTGAGGTGAAGCATGTACTGAGCCGGTTCTTTGGGAACTCGCGGGAGCGCCTGCTTCTCTCGCTTCTCGGCGATGGTGAGATTTCCCCTCAGGAACTACAGCGGCTGAGGGAGGCGATCAACAGCGCCGCCGAAGACGGACTGGAAGGGGCGTAG